In Flavobacterium sp. 83, the genomic window CTGTTTTCTAATTCTTTTTGGATTGTTCCGAAGCTTCCAAAAGGAGCGTAAATCAAAATACCGTCTTCATCTTCGAAAACTTCTTCAGCACCAAAATCGATTAATTCTAGTTCTAATTCTTCAGGATCAATTCCATTTGCAGGAATTCTAAAGTTGCAGGTATGGTCAAACATAAATTCAACTGAACCTTGTGTTCCCATTGCACCGTTACATTTGTTGAAATAACTTCTAACATTAGCAACAGTTCTGTTATTGTTATCTGTAGCTGTTTCAACTAAGATTGCAATTCCATGAGGTGCATATCCTTCAAATAAAACTTCTTTATAGTTAGCGGTATCTTTATCAGTTGCTTTTTTTATAGCACGTTCTACATTTTCTTTTGGCATATTAACTGCCTTGGAATTTTGAATAACCGCTCTTAATCTTGAGTTGGCATCGGGATTTGGTCCACCTTCTTTTACTGCCATTACAATATCTTTACCAATTCTGGTAAATGCTTTGGCCATTGCTGACCAACGTTTCATTTTTCTCCCTTTTCTGAATTCGAACGCTCTTCCCATTACTTTATGAGTTTATTTTATTTAAGTGCAAAAATAGAATTATTCAATTGTTTTAAAATAGTTTCTGTCGTTTTTTTTGTGATAAATTTTAAAAAATTAGTATTTTACTATTTTAAGTTTGCCATGATTTTTACAGATTCAAAAACACGAAAGTTGTTTTTTAAATTTTTAATTTGGGTACTATTTATAGATTTTAGGTAATCGTTTGTTAGTATTTTGTTAGCATCATTACTAGTGTTATTTACAATAAAAGGGTACTCAGTTTTGACAAATGCTTCTATTTCTTTCCAATGTTTTGAAAATGCAATTGATTTATTAAAAATGACATTAAATTGCAATGGTATGATTACAGCTGCTTTGAAAAACTGATTAAAAGTAGTTTTTAGACGGATGTTTTTTTGAAATTCTGTATTCGTTTTTGATTTTTGGGTATATTCTAAAATAGCTTGTTTTTGTTTTTCATTCATCGGGAATCTATTGGTGTCGATGATGCTTTCAATTTTATCATTTTTTAAAGCAGTTGGATAAGCACTTTCTTTAGGCATTTGATCGTCAAATAACCCCGGGATTATAATATCAGGAGTAATACCGTTGTATTGATTGGTTTTTCCGGTTACTCTATAAAATTCTCCAATGGTTACTTTTAGAAATTGATCTTTTTCATCTTTTAATGGAACTATTTCTTGCATTGTTGCTTTTCCTAATGATTTCGTTCCTACAATTAAGGCTAAATTATAATCCTGCATAACGTTAGCAAAAAATTCGCTTGCGGAAGCAGAAAAGCCATTTATTAGGATAATAATTGGGCCGCTATAGCTGTTTTTTGGTTTTTGATTACCAATGATTTCTTTTTGATTTGTTTTGGTGACAACTTGCGCTAAATAAGGAGTATTTATAAATAAACCGCATAGCATAACGGCTTCTTCCATAGAACCACCTCCGTTGTTTTCTAAATCAATTATTAGCCCGGTGATTTTGTCTTCTTTTAGTTTGGCTATTTCTTTGGATACATCATCACTAACATTTGTTTTTCCGTTTTCTAAAGTTGAGTAAAAGCTAGGAATTTTGATATAGCCCGTTTTTTGATTATCGCGTTCCAGTACATAACTATAAACACTATTTTGATAATCTCTCATCACTTGTTTAGAGAGGTTTGTGGTGTAAATTTCCCCGCTTTTTTTCTTAAGTGTCACGGAAACATTTTTGTACTCATTAGAGCTTAAAATTTTTTCTATTTTTTCAAAATTATAACAATTTACTAAGTATTCTTCTTGCTTCGATTTTATTTTAATGATTTGATCTCCTACTTCAATTTTTTCTGAAAAATAAGCCGGACCACCAGGTAATATTTCATCTATGGAGATATCATTTTTTTCTTTTATTGAAACGATAAGCCCCAAGGTATAGTTGTCTGAACTTACAGATGATAAAAAATCTGATTTTTGATTGGTTGAAAAGAATTCGGTATGAGGATCAAAATAAGAACAATAAACAGTAAAAAAGATGTTATGAAATTCTTGGGATGTAAGGTTGTATTTGGTTGCTTCGCAGGTATAATCGTCAAATATTTTTTGTTTTATATTTCCTGAAATGCTTGGAAATACAGCGATAAGTGAATCTTTATTAGAGCTGCTTTGTGCTATTTCAGTAAGCACATCGAATAGCATTCGTTTTTTATTAAGTTTTTTTAAATCTGCTTCTGTTTTTAAATATGGAGTAGGGGTTTTGTAAGATCTAATTATTTCAGGGCTACTCAGTGGGAAACTTTCTTTCTTTAGAGTTTCTATAATTGTAGTATGGCGATTAACGGCTTTTTGATAAGCAATATAAAATTCGTTTAAAAAACTGCAATTAGAATGGATGATATTGTCGTCTAATTTGTATTTGAATTTTTTTAGGCTGTTAATTTCGTCTTCTAAAAATAAATCGTTTTTGCTGTCTAACGCTTTTATAAAATTGTTAAAAACGTAAACCGATAAACTGTCATTTATCGGTTTAGGTTTGTAATGAAACTCTTTGACCAATGCATTAATTTTGGATAAAGTTTTGCAGGTATTCGTTTCAGATTGAGCAATAAGCCCTTTTGAATAAAGCAAGAATAAAAATAGGGCTACTTTTTTCAATTGTTATTTCTTATAAAAAGGTAGTTTTATCACTTTGGCAAGAACTTCATTTTTACGGATTCTAATGAATATATTGCTGTCTAAAGCACTGTTTTCAACGGTTACGTAACCTAGTCCAATTCCTTTATTCATGGATGGCGACATGGTACCCGAAGTTACAATTCCTATTTTATTTCCTGATCCATCTACAATTTCGTAATCGTGTCTTGGTACGGCACGTTCCTGCATTTCAAAAGCCACTAATTTTTTAGATACTCCAGTTTCTTTTTGTCTTTTTAGATTTTCTGAATTAGTGAATTCTTTAGTGAACTTTGTGATCCATCCTAAGCCAGCTTCAAGTGGAGAAGTGGTGTCGTTAATGTCATTTCCGTACAAACAAAATCCCATTTCTAATCGTAATGTATCACGAGCGGCAAGACCTATTGGTTTAATTCCAAAAGCTGCACCCGCTTCAAAAACTTTATTCCAAATTTGTTCTACTTCGGAGTTTTTGCAATAAATTTCAAAACCGCCTGAACCAGTATACCCCGTAGCTGAAATAATTACGTTGTCAATTCCTGCAAAATCACCCACTTCAAAATGGTAATATGGAATAGCTAATAAGTCCTTTGAAGTTAATGATTGCATCGCTTCAACAGCTTTAGGACCTTGAATTGCTAATAAGGAATAATCATCTGATAAATTTTTCATTTCAACTCCTAAGTCATTGTGAGCCGAAATCCAATCCCAATCTTTGTCAATATTCGAAGCATTTACGACTAATAAATACTGCTCGTCTTTCATTTTGTAAATGATTAAATCATCTACAATTCCGCCATCATTGTTTGGTAAACAAGAATATTGTGCTCTTCCTATTGTTAAAGTTGTAGCATCATTCGAAGTTACTTTTTGTATTAAAGCCAACGCATTTGGTCCTGTAAGCAAGAATTCGCCCATGTGAGAAACATCAAAAACACCCACTGCATTTCGAACCGTTTCATGTTCAGCATTTACCCCTTCATATAAAATAGGCATATTGTATCCGGCAAACGGAAGCATTTTTGCTCCCAAACTCTCGTGTATGTGCGTAAGCGCAGTATTTTTCATTGTTATTTTGTATTGAATTTCAAGTGGCTAATTTATTGATTTTATTTCGGGTGACAAAGACGTAAAGGAGCAAAATTTTAAGTTTCAAACGTTTTCGGAATTACATACGGGACAATTTTAAAATAATAAATTTAAGGATTTAATCCAATGCAGTCACAGAGCTATTTCCTACTATTCATTACAGTCTTTTCCTTTTTAATGTTTAATTTTACAATCAATTTATTTGAGTTCTCCAATTTGTGAAAGCAAAAAAATCAAGAATCATGAAAAAAAGTAGTTTAGTTATTATAGCTCTGTTTTTTGTTAGCCTTTCCTATGGTCAAAACGGAACTGTTATTGGCAAATGGAAAACCATTGATGATGAAACTGGGAAAGCTAAATCGATAGTCGAAATCTATGAAAAATCAGGAAAAATTTATGGTAAAGTAATTGAAATTCTCGAAGAAGAACATAGAAAAAAAGTCTGTAGTAATTGTTCAGGTGAGGATAAAAATAAACCTATTCTAGGAATGATAGTAATAAAAGGATTGACTAAAGATGGAAACGAATATACAAGAGGTAAAATTCTAGATCCTAAAAACGGGCAACTTTACAAATGTTACATTACATTAGTTTCAAAAGATAAACTTAAAGTTCGTGGTTTTATTGGGATTTCTTTGTTTGGACGAACGCAATACTGGTATAGAGTAAAAAGTTAATTCATATTAATGAATTTGTTATATGTTAAAAAAAAGTAAATATTTAAAATTTAAAAATGCATTTCGTCGAAGTAATTTTACCCCTTTCTCTAGCCAAAACCTTTACCTATAACGTTTCTGAGGCCGAATTTCATTATGTAAAAAAAGGGATGCGTGTGGCTGTACCTTTTGGTAAAAGTAAAATTTACACGGCCCTTGTTATTGAAATTCATCAAAATAAACCCACTTTATACGAAGCAAAAGAAATTCACCAAATTCTCGATGAAAAACCGATAGTTACTGAAATTCAAATTGCACATTGGCAATGGATTGCTTCTTATTATATGTGCGCTATCGGTGATGTATACCGTGGTGCCATGCCAAGTGCACTTTTGCTTGAAAGCGAAACGATAATTTCTCAAAAGCAGGATTTGTTTGTGGATGAAAGTTTGCTTTCGGATGATGAATATCTAATTTATCAAGCCTTGCAGCAGCAAAGTTCACTTAAAGTGCAAGATATTATATCAATTTTAAACAAAAAAAATATCTTTCCTGTTATTCAAAAATTGATTGACAAAAATATTGTAGTGCTTCAGGAAGAAATTTCAGAAAGTTATAAACCTAAGTTAGTTCGTTACGTGCGTTTGCATTCTAAATACGATTCGAATGCCGGTTTAGGTGAATTGTTGGAAACTTTGAAAAGTGCCAATAAACAAAAAGAAATAGTACTGAGTTATTTTCAATTGAGTGCTACCGAAAAGAAGCCAATAACCGTTAAGAAACTGGTTGAAACTGCTAATTCTTCTTCGGCAATTATAAAAGCTCTAATTGAAAAAGAAATATTTGAGGATTATTTTCTTCAGGAAGATCGAGTGCATTTCAATGGAAAAATAAGAGAAGATCAACTGCAATTAAGCCAAGCGCAGCAAACTGCTTTTGAAGAAATTAAAGATAGTTTTATTCAAAAAGATGTCTGTTTGCTACATGGTGTAACTTCCAGTGGAAAAACTGAAATTTATATTAAGCTTATTGAAGAATATCTGGAAACGGGAAATCAGGTATTGTATTTATTGCCCGAAATTGCTTTGACAACTCAATTAGTTGGAAGATTAAGAACTTATTTTGGAAATAAAGTAGCTGTTTTTCATTCGAAATATAACAATAATGAACGTATCGAGGTTTGGAATCAGGTTTTGTCAAATTCAGACAAAGCACAAGTTGTGATAGGAGCGAGATCCGCTTTGTTTTTACCCTTTCATAATTTAGGATTTATAATTGTTGACGAGGAACATGAACAAACTTTTAAACAAGTAGATCCTGCGCCACGATATCATGCGCGTGATGCTGCAGTAGTTTTGGCTCATTCTCATAAAGCAAAAGTTTTATTAGGTTCGGCGACGCCAAGTTTAGAAACCTATTTTAATGCAAAATCAGAAAAATATGGTTTAGTCGAAATTTCAAAACGATTTGGAAATGTAATGATGCCAAACATTGAATTGGTGGATTTAAAAGATAAATACTTTCGAAAAAAAATGACTGGACATTTCAGTGATGTTCTAATTGAAGAAATAAATATAGCGTTATCATTAGGGGAACAAGTGATTTTGTTTCAAAACAGAAGAGGTTATTCTCCTATAATAGAATGTATCACTTGTGGCAATGTTCCTCAATGTCAACAATGTGATGTGAGTTTGACCTATCACAAACATAAAAACCAGTTGCGTTGTCATTATTGTGGGTATACAATGGCAAAACCCACGCATTGCCCTTCGTGTTCGAGTGTTGATTTGACTACAAAAGGCTTTGGAACCGAACAAATTGAGCAAGAACTGATTTCTATTTTTCCAAATTCTAAAACGGGAAGAATGGATCAGGACACCACAAGGGGGAAATTTGGTTTTGAGAAAATTATAGATAGTTTCAAGAATAGGGAAATTGATATTTTAGTTGGAACGCAAATGCTGGCCAAAGGATTAGATTTTGACAATGTAAGTTTAGTAGGAATCATGAATGCCGATAATATGTTGTACCATCCTGATTTTAGGGCTTTCGAAAGAAGTTTTCAAATGATGACTCAAGTTGCAGGAAGGGCAGGGCGTTCTGAGAAGCAAGGAAAAGTGATTATTCAAACGTATAATCCCAATCATAATACGATACAGCAAGTAACGAACAATGATTATCTGGGAATGTATAAAGAGCAATTGTATGACAGACAGATCTATAAGTATCCTCCTTATTTTAGAATCATAAAACTGACATTAAAACAGCGCGATTTTGACAAATTGAAAGAAGGCGCCATGTGGTTGTATCAAGTACTGAGTCAAAATCTGGTAATGCCAGTATTAGGACCCGAAGAGCCAACAATTAATAGAATTAGGAATGAATATATCCGAACGATTATAATTAAAATTCCTCAAAATACGTCTGTGGTAAGTACAAAAAAAACTATTCAAAAGATATTGAATAGTTTTGAGTCGGTTGCTCAATATAGAGCTATAAAAGTTACGCTAAACGTTGATTTTTATTAAAAGTAGTTTTATGCAAATGATAGGGCTTTAACTAAATCTTCTTTTTTGTTTCTGCTCAACGGTATTTTAGTAACTCCAATTTCGGCAAACTTACTGTTGAAACGCTCTACTTTGTCTATGTTTATAATATAGGACTTATGTACTCTGATGAATTTTTCTTTAGACAAATCATTTTCAAAAGATTTCATTGTAGAAAGTACCAGATTGCTGTCTTCCTCGGTCACAACTCTAACATAGTCGCCAAAAGCTTCGATCCATTTAATTTTGGAAGTGAAGATTTTTAATTTTTTAAGATTACTCTTAATAAAAATATGTTCGCCTTCTTCTTCTTTATTTTCTTTTTTAAGAGAATATAAATCGATTGCTCTTCTAACTGATGCATTGAAACGATCTATAGCAATAGGTTTTTGCAGATAGTCGGTAGCATCATAATCAAATGCTTTCATAGCATACTCAGCTTTTGAAGTAATGAATATGATTTGTGGTTTTATTTTTAAACCATCTAAAAAATCAAATCCGCTAATTACAGGCATCTCAATATCAAGAAATATTAAATCCACATTATGCACGGACATACAACTTCTAGCTTCAATTGCATTAGAAAAATCACCAATTAAATGCAGATTTGGGTGATTATTTACTAACTTTGCGATAATCATTCTTTGAATGGAACTATCATCAACTACAACACAATTAAGTTTCATAATTTTGAATTTTAAGATTTGGATGAGTAAATTTAACATAATTTTATTTAAAAAACTAATCTTTGTCGATTTTTTTTACCATACAACGAATAAAGTAAAATTTTGATTGTTTATTTAAAATAATTAATTACTTTTGCACCCAAATTAACAAATAAATACATATTTATGAATCATTATGAAACTGTTTTCATTTTAAATCCCGTTTTATCTGAAGTTCAGGTAAAGGAAACAGTAAGCAAATTTGAAGATTTTCTTACTAGTAGAGGAGCAGAGATGGTATCGAAAGAAGACTGGGGTCTTAAAAAAATGGCTTACGAAATTCAAAACAAAAAAAGTGGTTTTTACCATTTATTCGAATTCAAAGTAGCAGGAGAAGTTCTTATTGCTTTTGAAACTGAATTTAGACGTGACGAAAGAGTAATGCGTTTCTTGACTGTAAGTTTAGATAAACATGCTATATCTTGGGCTGAAAGAAGAAGAACTAAATTAAAATCTACAAAAGCTTAATTATCATGGCAACATTACAACAATCGGCTTCAGGAAAAAAAGACGGAGATATCAGATATCTTACACCTTTAAACATAGAAACTAACAAAACTAAAAAGTATTGTCGTTTCAAAAAATCAGGTATCAAATATATTGATTATAAAGATGCTGATTTCTTATTGAAATTTGTAAACGAACAAGGGAAAATTCTTCCTCGCCGTTTAACAGGGACTTCATTGAAATACCAAAGAAAAGTGTCAGTTGCAGTTAAGAGAGCACGTCACTTAGCTTTGATGCCATATGTGGCGGATTTATTAAAATAATTAAAAATTAACAGTTGTTGGTTTTCTGAAATATGAAACCTAACTTCTCAAATAAAGGACAACAACATGGAACTTATTTTAAGAAAAGATGTTCAAAATTTAGGATTTAAAGATGACGTAGTAAATGTGAAAAACGGATACGGTCGTAACTTTTTAATTCCACAAGGTCACGCACATTTAGCTACTTCTTCTGCAAAGAAAGTATTAGCTGAAAATCTAAAACAAAGAGCTCACAAAGAAGAAAAAGTAGTAAATGATGCAAAAGCATTGGCTGAAACTTTGAAAGCTATTGAAATTAAAATTTTCGCAAAAGCTGGTGGTGAAAAATTATTCGGTTCAATCACGAATATTGATATCGCTGAAGCGTTAGCAAAAGGTGGTCAAG contains:
- a CDS encoding YebC/PmpR family DNA-binding transcriptional regulator, with the translated sequence MGRAFEFRKGRKMKRWSAMAKAFTRIGKDIVMAVKEGGPNPDANSRLRAVIQNSKAVNMPKENVERAIKKATDKDTANYKEVLFEGYAPHGIAILVETATDNNNRTVANVRSYFNKCNGAMGTQGSVEFMFDHTCNFRIPANGIDPEELELELIDFGAEEVFEDEDGILIYAPFGSFGTIQKELENRGLEILSSGFERIPQITKKLSEAEVADVEKLIEKLEEDDDVMNVYHTMEEE
- a CDS encoding S41 family peptidase; translated protein: MKKVALFLFLLYSKGLIAQSETNTCKTLSKINALVKEFHYKPKPINDSLSVYVFNNFIKALDSKNDLFLEDEINSLKKFKYKLDDNIIHSNCSFLNEFYIAYQKAVNRHTTIIETLKKESFPLSSPEIIRSYKTPTPYLKTEADLKKLNKKRMLFDVLTEIAQSSSNKDSLIAVFPSISGNIKQKIFDDYTCEATKYNLTSQEFHNIFFTVYCSYFDPHTEFFSTNQKSDFLSSVSSDNYTLGLIVSIKEKNDISIDEILPGGPAYFSEKIEVGDQIIKIKSKQEEYLVNCYNFEKIEKILSSNEYKNVSVTLKKKSGEIYTTNLSKQVMRDYQNSVYSYVLERDNQKTGYIKIPSFYSTLENGKTNVSDDVSKEIAKLKEDKITGLIIDLENNGGGSMEEAVMLCGLFINTPYLAQVVTKTNQKEIIGNQKPKNSYSGPIIILINGFSASASEFFANVMQDYNLALIVGTKSLGKATMQEIVPLKDEKDQFLKVTIGEFYRVTGKTNQYNGITPDIIIPGLFDDQMPKESAYPTALKNDKIESIIDTNRFPMNEKQKQAILEYTQKSKTNTEFQKNIRLKTTFNQFFKAAVIIPLQFNVIFNKSIAFSKHWKEIEAFVKTEYPFIVNNTSNDANKILTNDYLKSINSTQIKNLKNNFRVFESVKIMANLK
- the gcvT gene encoding glycine cleavage system aminomethyltransferase GcvT; its protein translation is MKNTALTHIHESLGAKMLPFAGYNMPILYEGVNAEHETVRNAVGVFDVSHMGEFLLTGPNALALIQKVTSNDATTLTIGRAQYSCLPNNDGGIVDDLIIYKMKDEQYLLVVNASNIDKDWDWISAHNDLGVEMKNLSDDYSLLAIQGPKAVEAMQSLTSKDLLAIPYYHFEVGDFAGIDNVIISATGYTGSGGFEIYCKNSEVEQIWNKVFEAGAAFGIKPIGLAARDTLRLEMGFCLYGNDINDTTSPLEAGLGWITKFTKEFTNSENLKRQKETGVSKKLVAFEMQERAVPRHDYEIVDGSGNKIGIVTSGTMSPSMNKGIGLGYVTVENSALDSNIFIRIRKNEVLAKVIKLPFYKK
- a CDS encoding DUF2147 domain-containing protein, with amino-acid sequence MKKSSLVIIALFFVSLSYGQNGTVIGKWKTIDDETGKAKSIVEIYEKSGKIYGKVIEILEEEHRKKVCSNCSGEDKNKPILGMIVIKGLTKDGNEYTRGKILDPKNGQLYKCYITLVSKDKLKVRGFIGISLFGRTQYWYRVKS
- the priA gene encoding primosomal protein N' → MHFVEVILPLSLAKTFTYNVSEAEFHYVKKGMRVAVPFGKSKIYTALVIEIHQNKPTLYEAKEIHQILDEKPIVTEIQIAHWQWIASYYMCAIGDVYRGAMPSALLLESETIISQKQDLFVDESLLSDDEYLIYQALQQQSSLKVQDIISILNKKNIFPVIQKLIDKNIVVLQEEISESYKPKLVRYVRLHSKYDSNAGLGELLETLKSANKQKEIVLSYFQLSATEKKPITVKKLVETANSSSAIIKALIEKEIFEDYFLQEDRVHFNGKIREDQLQLSQAQQTAFEEIKDSFIQKDVCLLHGVTSSGKTEIYIKLIEEYLETGNQVLYLLPEIALTTQLVGRLRTYFGNKVAVFHSKYNNNERIEVWNQVLSNSDKAQVVIGARSALFLPFHNLGFIIVDEEHEQTFKQVDPAPRYHARDAAVVLAHSHKAKVLLGSATPSLETYFNAKSEKYGLVEISKRFGNVMMPNIELVDLKDKYFRKKMTGHFSDVLIEEINIALSLGEQVILFQNRRGYSPIIECITCGNVPQCQQCDVSLTYHKHKNQLRCHYCGYTMAKPTHCPSCSSVDLTTKGFGTEQIEQELISIFPNSKTGRMDQDTTRGKFGFEKIIDSFKNREIDILVGTQMLAKGLDFDNVSLVGIMNADNMLYHPDFRAFERSFQMMTQVAGRAGRSEKQGKVIIQTYNPNHNTIQQVTNNDYLGMYKEQLYDRQIYKYPPYFRIIKLTLKQRDFDKLKEGAMWLYQVLSQNLVMPVLGPEEPTINRIRNEYIRTIIIKIPQNTSVVSTKKTIQKILNSFESVAQYRAIKVTLNVDFY
- a CDS encoding LytTR family DNA-binding domain-containing protein, which gives rise to MKLNCVVVDDSSIQRMIIAKLVNNHPNLHLIGDFSNAIEARSCMSVHNVDLIFLDIEMPVISGFDFLDGLKIKPQIIFITSKAEYAMKAFDYDATDYLQKPIAIDRFNASVRRAIDLYSLKKENKEEEGEHIFIKSNLKKLKIFTSKIKWIEAFGDYVRVVTEEDSNLVLSTMKSFENDLSKEKFIRVHKSYIINIDKVERFNSKFAEIGVTKIPLSRNKKEDLVKALSFA
- the rpsF gene encoding 30S ribosomal protein S6, with amino-acid sequence MNHYETVFILNPVLSEVQVKETVSKFEDFLTSRGAEMVSKEDWGLKKMAYEIQNKKSGFYHLFEFKVAGEVLIAFETEFRRDERVMRFLTVSLDKHAISWAERRRTKLKSTKA
- the rpsR gene encoding 30S ribosomal protein S18: MATLQQSASGKKDGDIRYLTPLNIETNKTKKYCRFKKSGIKYIDYKDADFLLKFVNEQGKILPRRLTGTSLKYQRKVSVAVKRARHLALMPYVADLLK
- the rplI gene encoding 50S ribosomal protein L9, translating into MELILRKDVQNLGFKDDVVNVKNGYGRNFLIPQGHAHLATSSAKKVLAENLKQRAHKEEKVVNDAKALAETLKAIEIKIFAKAGGEKLFGSITNIDIAEALAKGGQVIDRKFITSGIVKRTGKYTANVRLHRDVIIELPYEIAAEKA